A section of the Malaclemys terrapin pileata isolate rMalTer1 chromosome 15, rMalTer1.hap1, whole genome shotgun sequence genome encodes:
- the LOC128823185 gene encoding cytosolic Fe-S cluster assembly factor nubp1-A-like, giving the protein MAEGPGAAPPPHGCPGTSSARAGRAAACQGCPSQGLCAAGGPAAPDPAIEEIKEKMKIVKHKILVLSGKGGVGKSTFSAHLAHGLAKDETKQIALLDIDICGPSIPKIMGIEGEQVHQSGSGWSPVYVEENLCVMSVGFLLSGPDDAVIWRGPKKNGMIKQFLRDVDWGEIDYLIVDTPPGTSDEHLSIVQYLSSSHIDGAVIITTPQEISLQDVRKEINFCHKVKLPIIGVVENMSGFVCPKCKIESQIFPPTTGGAEMMCQNLNISLLGKVPLDPQIGKSCDQGQCFFSEIPESPATSSYRNIIQRIQEYCALHHSQEKLSNQGME; this is encoded by the exons ATGGCGGAGGGTCCCGGAGCCGCGCCGCCGCCGCACG GCTGCCCCGGCACCAGCAGCGCCCGAGCGGGCAGAGCCGCCGCCTGCCAGGGGTGTCCCAGCCAGGGGCTGTGCGCCGCCGGCGGCCCCGCCGCCCCGGACCCGG CTATAGAAGAAATAAAGGAGAAAATGAAAATTGTGAAGCACAAAATACTAGTTTTGTCTGGGAAAGGAGGAGTCGGCAAGAGCACTTTCAGTGCCCACTTGGCTCATGGCTTGGCAAAGGACGAGACTAAACAG attGCTCTGTTGGACATAGATATTTGTGGACCATCAATCCCTAAAATAATGGGTATAGAGGGAGAACAG GTTCACCAGAGTGGTTCTGGATGGTCTCCGGTG TATGTTGAAGAAAACTTGTGTGTAATGTCTGTGGGGTTCTTGCTCAGTGGTCCTGATGATGCTGTTATCTGGAGAGGACCCAAAAAAAACG GAATGATCAAACAATTTCTTCGTGATGTGGATTGGGGTGAAATTGACTACCTTATTGTGGATACACCTCCAGGTACTTCAGATGAACATTTATCTATTGTGCAATATCTAAGTTCCTCGCACATAGATGGAGCAGTTATAATCACTACTCCTCAG GAAATATCACTTCAGGATGTTCGAAAGGAGATCAACTTCTGTCATAAGGTGAAATTGCCGATCATAGGTGTTGTTGAAAATATGAGTGGCTTTGTATGCCCAAAATGTAAG ATTGAATCTCAAATCTTTCCTCCAACAACTGGAGGAGCAGAGATGATGTGccaaaatttaaatatttctctCCTGGGGAAAGTGCCCCTAGATCCTCAAATAG ggaagaGTTGTGATCAAGGCCAATGTTTTTTCTCTGAAATACCTGAGTCCCCAGCTACTTCATCTTACAGGAATATCATCCAAA GGATTCAAGAATATTGTGCCCTACACCACTCTCAAGAAAAACTATCTAACCAAGGAATGGAATAA